The Thermodesulfobacteriota bacterium genome has a window encoding:
- a CDS encoding ABC transporter ATP-binding protein yields MINIESLRIELPGFTLQDINLSIEDGEFFTFLGPTGAGKTLVLEAIAGIVPITGGHILVKGRDVTHLPPDQRGIGIVYQDYALFPHLSVLENITYGLRYYKDKQPTSGNRIKTLMAQLGLKPLVQRSIKHLSGGEKQRVSLARALAVNPTILLLDEPLSALDPNFREEIREILKELHERLETTFLMVTHDFAEAMFLGQRTAIINRGKIEQIGPVAEVFKRPATPFVAEFVGMKNVFPASFNGSKAMVDGLELQIETLPPGPKGYVAIRPEDVLIKNDIPLKKDLNVFTGKVLDVTNRGPYHEISARTGKVVFKSMLSKSDLFEMNLQQTKHINIAIRASDIHLF; encoded by the coding sequence CCGGAGCTGGGAAGACCCTTGTTTTGGAAGCCATCGCCGGTATAGTGCCCATTACCGGTGGTCATATTTTGGTGAAAGGCAGGGACGTCACCCATCTTCCACCGGATCAGCGAGGCATCGGTATCGTATACCAGGATTATGCCCTGTTTCCCCATTTGTCGGTTTTGGAAAACATCACCTATGGCCTGCGTTATTATAAAGACAAACAACCCACATCCGGAAACAGAATTAAAACACTGATGGCGCAACTGGGGCTCAAACCCCTTGTTCAGCGCTCCATAAAGCATCTTAGCGGAGGCGAAAAACAGAGGGTGTCTCTGGCACGTGCCCTTGCAGTAAATCCTACCATTCTGTTATTAGATGAACCCCTTTCCGCGCTTGATCCTAATTTTCGGGAAGAAATTCGTGAGATATTAAAAGAGCTCCATGAAAGACTGGAAACCACTTTTTTAATGGTCACCCACGATTTTGCTGAAGCCATGTTTCTGGGTCAGCGGACAGCCATCATTAACCGGGGGAAAATAGAACAAATCGGACCTGTGGCTGAGGTTTTCAAAAGACCCGCAACTCCATTTGTCGCTGAATTTGTGGGCATGAAGAATGTTTTTCCCGCCAGTTTTAACGGTTCAAAGGCAATGGTGGATGGTCTTGAGCTTCAAATCGAAACCCTCCCGCCAGGCCCTAAAGGCTATGTGGCTATCAGGCCTGAAGATGTTTTAATAAAAAATGATATCCCTTTAAAAAAAGATCTGAACGTGTTCACCGGAAAGGTGTTGGATGTGACCAATCGCGGCCCGTATCACGAAATTTCCGCCCGCACAGGAAAGGTAGTCTTCAAGTCAATGCTCAGCAAAAGCGATCTTTTTGAAATGAATCTTCAGCAAACCAAACACATAAATATAGCAATCCGAGCATCTGATATACATCTTTTTTAA
- the dksA gene encoding RNA polymerase-binding protein DksA codes for MKKKDIEYFKEFLTGRLEELLSHADDTVSGMTRPKENFPDPTDRAALESDRNFMLRIRDRESKLIKKIKKALARIEDGTFGICETCGEEISLERMKARPVTSQCIECKSKEEALEKALGL; via the coding sequence ATGAAAAAAAAAGATATCGAATATTTTAAAGAGTTTTTGACCGGCAGACTGGAAGAGCTTTTAAGCCATGCAGATGATACGGTTTCAGGAATGACCAGGCCAAAAGAAAACTTTCCCGATCCGACGGACCGCGCCGCCCTTGAATCCGACCGGAATTTCATGCTTCGGATAAGGGACCGGGAAAGCAAACTGATCAAAAAAATCAAGAAAGCCCTTGCCCGTATTGAAGACGGAACCTTTGGAATATGTGAGACTTGCGGTGAAGAGATTTCCCTTGAAAGGATGAAAGCCAGGCCGGTGACTTCTCAATGCATAGAATGCAAATCCAAAGAAGAGGCTCTTGAGAAAGCTCT